In the Zingiber officinale cultivar Zhangliang chromosome 5A, Zo_v1.1, whole genome shotgun sequence genome, gccaagacatgaaacaagggttgaggagagttaaaaatgttaaccatgcttgcttatgtttcGTCATGATGTGTGAGCTATTATGTGATAGAGCTTCATGCTTAAATATtgttaaatgaaacctagaaccatgctttagagtttcgaccaaggcttgaagttagggttagaaactcatctatgcttgctaGAAGTCTTATTTGTTATGCCATGCATTCTATGAAATTAGTTTAGAGCTTCATGCTTAAATATtgttaaatgaaacctagaaccatgctttagagtttcggccaaggctTGAAGTTAGGattagaaactcatctatgcttgctagaagtcttatttgctatgccatgtattCTATGATATTAGCTTAGAGCTTTATGCTTAAATATtgttaaatgaaacctagaaccatgctttagaggttcggccaagatatgaagttagggttagaaactcatctatgcttgctaGAAATCTTATTTGCTATACCATGCattctatgatattagtttagagcttcatgcttaaatattgttaaatgaaacctagaaccatgctttagaggTTCGACCAAGATATAaaactcatctatgcttgctaaaagtcttatttgctatgccatgcattctatgatattagtttagagtTTCATGTTTAAAGTTGTTTAagtgaaacctagaatcatgttTTATATGTTCGGCCAAGACTAGAAATTTGGGTTAGAAACTCACCTATGTTGCAAAAAGTCtcccatgttatgctatgtattgtgtgatattggtttaaagtttccatgcttggtgttgcttaaaacctaggactataccttttgtaagtttcggccaagaaggaaatggaatggattaggaaagtttaactccaactagaattgtttatgttttctcccatgatatactatgtattatgtgatgctaggaggatgctttccttgtttaaagttgtttaagcactacaacaaaaaccctcatagacatcggttttccaccggtgtttattacattttcgaccgatgtctatgaaggcgatgtaaaaggtctgccattttagacatcgggttaaaaccggtgtagtatcacttaacgacaccggtgtttgaatcggttattaactggtgtagtatcacttaacgacaccgtttcatcaacggtgtaaaacacatgtaatattatatgttaataacaccagttttggcagcggtatacgaccgatgtaaatattagttaatgacaccggttttgcagcggtggaaaaccgatgtaatatcaatattttttaacaacacaaatttgatttccgaaacagtgaaaaacccacagtaacaaaaaaaatacacaaatatattcacaaattacacaaatattcttcattcaataggatccataaaatacacaaatattcacaaattacataaatattcttcttacaacagtattcataaaatacacacacattctttttacatcaaaagctaatagatatcagaatcaaggtagaacattcttttaacaacacatcaaggtagaacatcgtgactcaaaaatcaagctgaggctacattaaattatgagaattagAATATGTTCAACTTGCTATcctgctccattcttcttgcgcctttcatttccctaatctcaccgcTTTTCACCTTtaaatgcctagttttctgagttaaaacatccactgttctaatctgtcaaacaaaagtatcatttggtctacttaactacagcaaagaacaaaaatagaagaattatacatgctgcagagtgaggccatattgataacaggtagtcgaagattgtaaacctcaaatttcattcccatgctctgatgaatcaaggtataacaagattttaagatttacgaactactaaacaaaaatatcatgaggaagaattTATAGAAGTACCTGGACAACATAGGAAAATTCATTAAGGAATACATTTTGTGTGGCTAGGGACAGATGACTGCAAGCCAAAACCTCCAGCATATGCTTGATAGCCAAATCAAGAACTCCAATAAAAGAATACCACGTAAGTAAATGGAAGGAGATAAGGTCAAAAGTATCAAAGATAAATGCACAAATATACAAACAAAGCATAGAGAACCTTCCAACATTGTAGTGAACATGATCAGATATATAACTCCAACCATTTTCTATGTAAACGAAGAGTGCATTCCTATAGGCTCGAATCGCATGTTGTCTCTACATTTTACAGAATGAATGTTTTACAATTAGCACATAAAactttgaacatgctttaaatatCTGAGACAAGTTTCAATATGAAGATGAATTTGACATGCAATCGAGTACCTGATCAGAAATGTAGTAACGATTTCCAGACAAAACAAGATGAAAACCATACTTGCGTAACATTGGTGGAATGGAAAGCAAATAGCAGTAGGATTCTTGTTCAAGCATCACAACTGCATGCAGAGAAGGCTCCTGATGAAATATGTACATTAGTTGCACGCTTAGACACTCAGGTTTAGTCAATTTTATTTACACGCTTATAAGATACTAGTTGAGAAAGACAATGGGAACCATATGCCATTATAAGAAATGAAataggatttacctattctagacTCTAGCTGAATCACTTATTGTTCTAACTTCTAACTATGGCTCATTTATGAAACAAGATATTAATgtaatgtgtttttttttttaaaatattattatgatGTAGATACGAATAATTGGCATAATGTGCTTTTAGAAAATACTATTCTGATATACTGATGATGTATAAAGGAATTAAATGGACCAAAAGAACAAGTgtaatcaaatataattttttttaagcaatAGGATAGTGTTTAACTATGAGGCTTTGAAATGACAACCAAACCCGATAAATTCAACATGTGGGAATCAAATTATCATTGGCAGGATAataatatcataaggaacattacATGAACACTCTTTTGACACATCCGAAGGCCAAAAGAATCATGTTTACGGATCTTTCACACAagtatatcaaattgtttgatttTACAAGTAAGATACTCTCAGTTTAAAGTAGAAAATATACCAAAACTATGTAATATCATATCTTAATATATTACAGAACatggaaaaaaaatcaagaacCCAGACTTCTAGAAAATCAACATAAATACCTCATTAGAAGGTACTTTTAAGCATGCTCGCAATGCTGGATTCTCCAATTTCTGAAGTAATACCCCAAGAGAAGGAAATCCtaattttgccaaaaaaaaataaaaaaatctaactatcatttataaaaaaatatgataCACACACGCACATCAATACTAGAGGTGCAAACGAATCAAGCCAATTCGCGAGTTTTTCAAGCTAgctcaaaaaaatatttgattcgtatTCGAAATTATTAAATTCGAGcagaactcgaacatgttcaatAATTTTTTCGGGCCAAATTCGAATCCATAATATTTTGTTAGATTGTTCACGAGCTGCTCGCGAGCCGAACTCGAAttgaattataattattttaacattattttaacttaaatatattcaaattaaGATTTGAATAATTGgaacaaaattcaaatttaagtcATTTCGAATTATAGTTCGAATATGCTCAAATCAAGGTTCGATCAATTCAAATCAAACTCGAGctcgaattttattttgaatcgaGTTCGAGACAAAATTATTTGTATTTTCAAGCTTcgaatatcatatatattttttgagtttgaactcaaatatcaatatttttatattattcggCTCAATTTGATTCATTTGCACCCCTAATCTATACATGCATTTATTAAAGTGAATAACTCCAATATGATgtgagaagcaaaaaaaaaaaaacctatattACCTTAAATAACATACAAAGAATTAATTCAACAACCAAACTGACAAAggtataaatttaaatctttatgaAGACACAAGTCATAATCACGCGAAGTGGACCCAGGTAGTCTAACTAGCATACTTACAGCTTAATCAGAATAGCCATAGGTATCAGAGGTATTGCATTCTCTATATCAATTAGCTAGGAACTCCAATCAAACTAGTGGAAAACATTAGATAATTATATCTAACAATCATTCTGAACTAGATCTATCAAAATAGAATCTTTCAGATGTCAGCTTACCAGTATATTTTCcatttctttcataatcatcaagAAAATGAGAAACCACAGTGGTTGGAATAACATATCCAATATTTTCAGTGTCTTCGGATCTGAAAACCTAAATGAAATATCTAGTGAGATATGAAAGAAGGTAGAATGCTAATTTAGGTGCAAAAGCAGTACATAGATGCATTTCCATTAAACATTATTCTGGGACAAAGTTAATctataaaagatttttgaaaagtttgGAATAGATAAAGTAGGAAAAATAAAAGGCAGATTTAGCAGAAGGAATACCTGGAATGCCACACCAATACACTCACCACGATCATTGAAGGCAATACCACCactgtttcctgcaaaacaagtacATTTCTTTGACAACATTAATATGCTTTTACAAGAATATATCTGTACCTTGCCAGAGAAAGTGGTGCAATAACATCCAActatctaaaaaataaaatgctaTCTTTCTAGCAAGGAAACTGGGTTGAGTTACCAACCAGGGTTTATTGCAGCATCAATCTGAATACCAAGCAGATCAGAGGATCCATGAGCATACTAACCTGAAATAGAAGCAAAAAAAAAgtgattaatattaaaaaaactcATTTGGACACCATGttctaaaattttcaaccaacttAAAATTGATAACACTTAAGTCAGCAATTTATCATCTATAAAACAATCTCAGCAAGAATATAAAATTCaccaaaaaaatactaaaagcTTATAATCACAATTTtatgaaatcaaacctcaattcgTGATACCACACCCTTTGTCATAGAGATTGTATCTCCACCAAGTGGATATCCTACAACAGTTACTGAATCCTGTGTATCATATAACTTGTTAGTTTGATGAATTATGGAAGAACAACTAGATTAAATAACCCTATAGAAAAGAGAGCCTTAGAAAATGTGAAGTGCTTTAACTTTGTGAAgcacttgggggggggggggggcggtaCATGGACCGGCTGACGAGGGCCCTCAGATCGTCCGCCTTCTGTGGCAGCAGCAGCTCGCACACGTCTCTCTTCTCTTTTGCATACATCACCCTCAACTGCTCCGGCGACATGCAGATTCCAGCGGTGAGAATCGCCATGCGCTCCACCGACTCCGCCTCCATCTCCGCCAGGTGGAACGCCATGAACCCGCCGTAGCTGATCCCCATCACGGAGTACCGGGCGACCCCGAGGAGGCGCATCGCCTCCGCGACGCACCGCGCCTGGTAGCCCACGGAACGGTCGGCGCAGGAGGAACGGgatcttccgaagaagaggaggtcCGGGATATAGAGATCGAAGGAGCGGGATAGGGCCCCGATCTGGCCCTCCCATTGCCACTTCGAGTTGCCGCCGAAGCCGTGAATGAGGAGGAGGGCAGGCTTCCGGCTAGCGCGGCGGGGGTTGGGGCCCCAGATGTGCAGCGACGTGTGGCCGAGGTCGAGTGTGACGGGTCGGAGACCGCAGCGGAGGAAGGAGAGGTGGAGCAACAACTCGTGCAGGGAGACGAAGGAGAGCAGGCGTCGGGCGGCGACGGCGACGACTCGgcggaagagggagaggagggcGACGGCGAGGAGCAGAAGCAGGTGGCGAAAGGATTTCATGGATGCCATCGCGATAGAGATCGATGGGAATGGGTTTAGGTTTGGGGGGAGAGGAAGGTAGGAGGAGAGGCGTTGTGTGGCAGACGGTTCGAGTCGCGGTTACGCTAGACTGCCACTGCCTACCCGCTTCACATTAATAAAACCTGCttacgatattggtttaggttcgGAGATAACTTTGTGAAGTGTTATAAATTTGGGCTGgcggaaaaattaaattattattttttgttcattaacaccggattttaaaaaccgctgttaaaaccgatgtctattaacaaaaaaaaggcgctcatagacatcagctaaaaaatcgttgtctatgagtgaaaatctgcgctcatagacaccgatttttggaaaatccggtgtaaaatactcaaagacatcggtttttgcttaaaaccgttgttgttccaccgatatctatgagagtttttcttgtagtgaagatTTAAGATCATGTTtcatgcaagtttcggccaagatatgagttagggttggtagaaagatcaaaaccccaactatgcatgataatgattcttcatgatatgctatgtgatatgtgaactttatgtcaccatgttatgcttatgaaaGACTTATGATtgatgaaatgcctaagagatgcttccctataagttgggattaagagcactcttcatgatatgacaagaaacatgatatgctattttacttttgtatggcttgtaccggaccctaagaatggtccatgggatgagctcctaagttgcccctaggtcgaagcacgggcctagttccctagtaggttcgggattagctacctcagatttatttagggatgcgcgcaattcatgtatgtggtacaataccggaccctcatgttgagatttatgtttaagtacctatatgatatacattttcaaaagaacatcttgcatacacttatttcatgctatatgattttgatacatgttttcaaaagaacatcttgcatatacttatttcatgctatatgatcatTATGCTTTATGAGgatgctctcttgagatatgtctatgatacctagatgaacatgctactactttatgtttatgctctcatgctatgtttatgatttgcccaaatgagtatgacactactttacgCTAGCATGAAATGTTAAATCTAGATATTGGTTAACTGAATATATCACTACTCcatgtttaattcatgatttatggttttttttgtgagtaggaaaggatcttactaagactatgtgcttatagttttaaaatttcttgtactgcagaaaagggtaaagaatggctaaactaaagggagcagtaggGAGGGCAAAGatatgtgtggcagtggcatggtagaAGAGATCTGTGTTTTGTGCTTCaagacttatatatgttttaagtttttgcatgtgaactatttCTTTTCTTGCTACTTTTGATGATATTAACTTGAGCTTGTTTGGATGATTTATACTTAAGGTGAACTTATACTTGCTCTTGTttccatgaaaccttgaaatgttaagtacttgtttaattagagaattgttagttatcatgaactctagagaacaatatacatgtttagtttccttcttatttagtacgctttatgctctgggtaaataagcatgtatcatgtttcaagtaatagatagtaaataaattttatatgcatgaatgctGGCATGTTCACATGGTTTGTTGtatgattaagtttaaaattttttcttcttccgctgcaatgattgcatatgcatgtatgtatgttcgcgtagtgccgcccttgctatcagtaggggaagggcgggcattacagttTGGTATTAAAGCAAGTctacctttccactacacacacacacatcaagcctccatcctgccgctccaagtaagaacttCTATGcctactttatttcttttatgtatgataaggaatgcttttagtctaagtatgcatgaatgTAAGTAGGAACGATAAtaatcttatgctagccttgttaggaatgatgataacttatgctagctTTGTTGCCAtatatgaagataagcatggctaggagatgCAATAACCAAGTCGATGAGATAATACCCCCACCTGAtatgatgcatgtagttactgaACTCCAACGTCAGGTTACAAAACAACAGCAAGTGattaatgctctgatgaatcagcaagggaacctTACCACCCCACCAGTGAACCAAAATCAGATGCCAGTCGTTcctacagctgcaccagtaccactgATAGGCCCAACCCCAGTAGTTCGACAAGAGGCGTATctaattcagtggcagaggctgaagccggaaaatttctctggcaattgtgaaccatgggacgctcaagcctggttcaagactgaaGAAAGTATAGTAGAgttactggactggcctgaacatgaAAAGGTCAAGTGTGCATCATTCCGCCTTTCGGGAGATGCCAAAATGTGGTGGGACAGGGTTAAAGCAAAGAggcaagtgaaccaaatgagatggacggactttgaagctgaatttttcgaagaattcttccatatgtgtGTGACAAAtaagcactacgacgagttcaccgagttccggcaaggtgacctatcagttaatgaagctgttAAAAGATTCAACCAACTAGCacgcctatgcccagagttggtcagtacagaaagagaaagagtcagactcatgctgaagatgctcagacccgagatagctctgaatgtggccgacggagttaatagaccgcagaccgccgaagagctgatcagcagtgccctgatcacagaGCACTATCTGAAGGCGCTGAACgagggcaagagtcaagcccaGTCGGGAGGACAGAAACCCCAAAGTACCAAaaccaactggaaaggaaaccacaacAGTAAGAGAAAGTAATGGAACAactctaagggtggtccagcGAACAAACAACCCATGTACCCCCAGTGTAccacatgtggaaagaagcatccAGGGGTATGTCGTAAGGGCACAAATAGGTGCTTCAACTCtggactggaaggacatcgaGCCAGGGACTGCCCTACCCAGGTTCAGACACCTCCTCAACAGTATATTCAGAACCGGGGtgctccctcacagctacaccagatgcaagctgcgatagaaggtaCTCCGATAAgctaagggagattggaagcctcgCCAATTATgacaaatgccaggattttctctctcaccaaggaacACGTGATGAATgcttctacggttgtcacaggtcagatatttattttcagtcagcatgctactgtattatttgatactggggcaacacactcattCGTCTCCACGCCTTTCACCAAGAAGATAGACGTGCCACCACAAGTTTTAGATTGCAAGTTCTCAACGACCCTACCTCCGAGAGAAGTGATGTCATCTTcccatatgctgcgagccgctcttgtcagaatcgcagacagagaactctattgtgatctgatagtgctcgacatgcaggattatgacattatattgggcatggatttcttgagcaagtatggtgcttcgatcgagtgtcgtaaaagaaaagtggtATTCCGGCCAGAggcagaaccgatgtttgaatttattggagaaccaaggaaaggaactaagaaattcttatcagccttAAGGGCACAAAAGATATTAGACAgtggatgcactgggtttctagcacatgtggtcgATACCAGCCAAGCAGAGGACCAGAAGCTGGAAGATGTCAGAGTTGTATGCAGCTACCCAGAGGTATTCcttgatgaactaccagggtcaACTCCcgatagagaaattgaatttgaga is a window encoding:
- the LOC121979797 gene encoding uncharacterized protein LOC121979797; the protein is MASMKSFRHLLLLLAVALLSLFRRVVAVAARRLLSFVSLHELLLHLSFLRCGLRPVTLDLGHTSLHIWGPNPRRASRKPALLLIHGFGGNSKWQWEGQIGALSRSFDLYIPDLLFFGRSRSSCADRSVGYQARCVAEAMRLLGVARYSVMGISYGGFMAFHLAEMEAESVERMAILTAGICMSPEQLRVMYAKEKRDVCELLLPQKADDLRALVSRSMYRPPPPPSASQS